One Parachlamydia sp. AcF125 DNA segment encodes these proteins:
- a CDS encoding IS982 family transposase, producing MDELAIIELFCLVDDFCHRFQKMCSEKHIEYTKPKIRKRAFRTSLSEVLTILLLFLRSNCRTFKHFYINHMKTNLKHLFPNLVGYLRFVQLTSKAFFPMFCFIKEHQGVCEGILFIDSTVLTVYHVKRASSHRTFKEQAKWGKTTIGWFFDFKLHLVINHHAEIVAFKLTSGNTDDRKPIPGMVKGLKGKAFADREYISEKLVNALLKTGILLFTKVKKKMRNKLITWVDKLMLRKRAIIESVINLLKSSCQIEHHRHR from the coding sequence ATGGATGAGCTTGCGATTATTGAACTATTTTGTCTGGTTGATGACTTCTGCCACAGGTTCCAAAAAATGTGTTCCGAAAAGCATATTGAGTATACTAAGCCAAAAATTCGAAAAAGAGCTTTTAGGACGTCCCTTAGCGAAGTATTAACTATTCTTTTGTTATTCCTTCGCTCTAATTGCAGAACATTTAAGCATTTCTATATCAACCACATGAAAACAAACTTGAAGCATTTGTTTCCCAATCTGGTAGGGTATTTACGCTTTGTGCAATTGACTTCTAAAGCCTTTTTTCCCATGTTTTGTTTTATAAAAGAACATCAGGGTGTATGTGAAGGAATTCTATTCATAGATTCCACAGTCTTAACTGTTTATCATGTCAAGCGAGCATCTTCACATCGCACCTTCAAAGAACAAGCTAAGTGGGGTAAAACCACCATAGGATGGTTCTTTGATTTTAAGCTTCATTTAGTCATTAATCATCATGCCGAAATTGTAGCATTTAAATTGACATCAGGCAATACCGATGATCGAAAACCTATTCCAGGAATGGTAAAGGGCTTAAAGGGAAAAGCTTTTGCAGATCGAGAGTATATTTCTGAAAAACTTGTGAATGCCTTACTGAAAACTGGAATCCTGTTGTTTACAAAAGTAAAAAAGAAGATGAGAAACAAATTAATCACATGGGTAGATAAATTAATGCTGAGAAAAAGGGCTATTATTGAAAGCGTCATTAATCTTCTCAAAAGCAGCTGTCAGATCGAGCATCATCGTCATCGCTAG